ccctcctccctctctctccgcCCGCCCTCCGCTCGAGGTCCggcgaacttttttttttttttttttttttcctttccttttccttttttcaaCGTTGTTTTGAGATAGATCGGGGATCGAGATCCTCAGATCTGACTCGTGGTTGTAGTGGTGACAGATGAGGCGGCGGCCGGCGAAGGGAGATCGTGCGGCGAGGAGGAGGAGCCGAGGGTTACGAGGGCCATCATGATAAAGAGGCCGGGAGGGCGCCCGTCGCCGGCGAGCTGGACTCCGCCGTCATCCCCGGCGGGATTTACTCCTCCGGCCTCCCCCTTTGCCGGTAAGAGCTTTGGACATTTTAAGTAGCAGAATAACGTATTTCCTACTTCTTGGTAGCACTATGAAAGCTCCCGGGGATTGCGAGGGAGCTCGAGGGCATTTTGGTCGCTCGAGCATTTGCGAAACGCAACGGgaaacgtttttttttttttttcctcctccctTCCTTCTGCTCTACTTGCTTGTAGGTGTGGCCGGATCATCTGGAAACGCGTTTCTGGGCGAGGGCATCACGCCCCGGTTTCTTCTTTAAGAAAGATCTAGAAGAGCTCTTCTGGCCTGCTGCTCGTTCTTTTGCTCCTATTTAGTTTGGTCATTTACTTTTATGTTTCAAATTTATATGATCTCATTTAACTGACCGTACGAT
Above is a genomic segment from Elaeis guineensis isolate ETL-2024a chromosome 1, EG11, whole genome shotgun sequence containing:
- the LOC105039857 gene encoding dormancy-associated protein homolog 3 isoform X1, which encodes MSLLDKLWDDTVAGPQPDAGLGRLRKPSSLSLRPPSARVVTDEAAAGEGRSCGEEEEPRVTRAIMIKRPGGRPSPASWTPPSSPAGFTPPASPFAGGGGKEWNRFRRKYERRGGGGGGGEVVGVEGESTSFPPFEV